The proteins below come from a single Lepeophtheirus salmonis chromosome 4, UVic_Lsal_1.4, whole genome shotgun sequence genomic window:
- the LOC121116823 gene encoding uncharacterized protein, with product MILYKIGTIFLIINILSMAIASPASRKLKKRKLSPRKIEVEEIDAFEPSFLSPISSDTQDRSFDIGVQKQTLTEEIKSDKDGGGISTGLLGIKSDMAEAFGNFLYDKYIKKYYKVLKEAMIFNKEGADERGAREEGSLGKLILDVARVMVSDVIGITLGNYMGFQTERTDNEGSFFDIFVNAVKKQSMSKKMGCPV from the exons ATGATTCTATATAAAATAG gTACTATATTTCttatcatcaatattttatcGATGGCCATTGCGAGTCCAGCTtcaaggaaattaaaaaaacgtaaACTTTCACCACGTAAGATTGAGGTTGAAGAAATTGATGCATTTGAGCCCTCTTTTTTAAGCCCTATATCCTCTGACACCCAAGACCGCAGCTTTGATATAGGCGTTCAAAAGCAGACATTAACTGAAGAAATTAAAAGCGATAAGGATGGAGGAGGAATCAGTACAGGGCTCTTAGGAATCAAGTCTGATATGGCAGAGGCCTTTGGAAATTTTCTTTACGacaagtatattaaaaaatactacaagGTTCTAAAAGAAGCCATGATCTTTAATAAAGAAGGGGCAGACGAACGAGGAGCTCGTGAGGAAGG ATCACTCGGAAAACTAATATTGGATGTTGCAAGAGTGATGGTTTCAGATGTAATCGGGATTACTTTAGGAAATTACATGGGCTTTCAAACTGAAAGAACAGATAATGAAGGttccttttttgatatatttgtcaATGCTGTGAAAAAGCAAAGCATGTCCAAGAAAATGGGCTGTCCGgtataa
- the LOC121116261 gene encoding piggyBac transposable element-derived protein 3-like gives MSQSYGTKGLSLEEIQSLLDEEYSDSETECAQVLTIEPPIEEAAADTYCDSDSSENQVTCNPDHLPRRILLSKVVPNEIESDTPETPATKKPFLSGYNKLPNRRFYWSSKEDIISPLVSNSMRRDTFDRIMRCLHFSDNMQMQNDRFHKVRPIFTHMNQVMKNGKFQGKFMSVDEIMVPYYGRHGDKQYIRGKPVRFGFKLWAACASDGTLLHVEPYCGSCTNIPDHRFGHDPNVVLEMVNKTGLKEEQHVICDNYFGTVLMLKELARMKIACTTTLREDRLGGAPVLSRPHINKKARGSMEEAYTDCVSLVKWKDNKVVSVASNKMRAQPMQEVKWWDRKQKKYIYIDIPNSICIYNKYMGGVDLFDQQVAAYRIRIRSKKWWCPLFAWSVNAQVVNAWRFSRRNKPNLSLLNFTRNLVIAVLKTYGVAKKRPGPKYPLGSAAESARLSNEGHWTARGEHARSRCKECKDRTPHICKKCKVPLHPECMEPYHTKE, from the exons ATGTCGCAATCCTACGGAACTAAAGG attgtCTTTGGAAGAAATACAATCTTTGCTTGATGAAGAATATTCTGACAGTGAAACTGAGTGTGCTCAAGTTTTAACAATTGAACCGCCCATTGAAGAAGCAGCAGCGGACACATACTGTGACTCTGATTCATCCGAAAATCAGGTGACATGTAATCCCGATCATTTACCAAGAAGAATTTTACTTTCTAAAGTCGTACCAAATGAAATCGAGTCAGACACACCTGAAACTCCAGCGACAAAGAAACCTT TTCTCTCTGGTTACAATAAATTACCAAATCGACGATTTTATTGGTCATCCAAAGAAGATATAATAAGCCCTTTGGTGAGCAATTCTATGAGAAGAGACACGTTTGATCGAATAATGCGATGTCTTCATTTTTCTGATAACATGCAAATGCAAAATGATAGATTTCACAAAGTAAGACCAATATTCACACACATGAATCAGGTCATGAAGAATGGTAAATTTCAAGGAAAATTTATGAGCGTAGATGAAATAATGGTGCCATATTATGGAAGGCATGGggataaacaatatattagagGGAAACCTGTTAGATTTGGCTTCAAGCTTTGGGCTGCATGTGCTTCTGACGGCACTTTGCTGCATGTTGAGCCTTATTGTGGATCATGTACAAACATACCTGATCATCGATTTGGCCACGATCCAAATGTTGTATTAGAAATGGTAAATAAGACTGGACTAAAAGAAGAACAGCATGTAATCTGTGACAATTATTTTGGAACTGTTCTTATGCTGAAAGAACTCGCACGAATGAAAATTGCTTGCACTACAACTCTTCGTGAAGACCGGTTGGGTGGAGCTCCAGTCTTGTCAAGGCcacatattaacaaaaaagcTCGTGGATCCATGGAAGAGGCATATACAGATTGTGTCTCATTAGTTAAATGGAAAGATAACAAAGTTGTAAGTGTAGCTTCGAACAAGATGAGAGCACAGCCAATGCAGGAAGTGAAATGGTGGGACAGGAAgcagaagaaatatatttatatagatattccAAATTCTATTTGTATCTACAATAAATACATGGGAGGTGTTGACCTTTTCGATCAACAAGTAGCAGCCTACAGAATAAGGATAAGATCAAAAAAATGGTGGTGTCCTTTGTTTGCATGGAGTGTCAATGCACAAGTCGTCAATGCTTGGCGTTTCAGCAGACGAAATAAGCCTAATCTCAGCCTtctgaattttactagaaatttagTTATTGCAGTGTTGAAAACATACGGGGTTGCAAAGAAGCGTCCAGGCCCAAAATATCCATTAGGAAGTGCAGCAGAAAGTGCTCGACTCAGCAATGAAGGCCACTGGACTGCAAGAGGAGAGCATGCTAGAAGTAGATGCAAAGAATGTAAAGACCGCACACctcatatatgtaaaaagtgCAAAGTTCCTTTGCACCCAGAATGCATGGAACCTTATCACACAAAGGAGTAA